One segment of Ricinus communis isolate WT05 ecotype wild-type chromosome 8, ASM1957865v1, whole genome shotgun sequence DNA contains the following:
- the LOC8283411 gene encoding 3'-5' exonuclease eri1 isoform X2 — protein sequence MMALENQETIQRSCEASLKCLQTKGFPYGNPIDVFPELKEAISVHPGGDVVEPVHTVSSEFLELPSEFHTKPTYHHDFGSWSTFYPDSQKVQQCQVNCFESQFYPFPMETRYHYAPFNIYSQGCPYELHFQDFQYFVVIDFEATCDKERNPHPQEIIEFPSVIVSSVTGQLEACFQTYVRPTCNQHLSDFCKDLTGIQQIQVDRGVTLSEALLRHDKWLEKKGIKNTSFAVVTWSNWDCRVMLESECRFKKIRKPPYFNRWINLKVPFREVFGGVRCNLKEAVEMAGLAWQGRAHCGLDDAKNTARLLAFLMRKGIKFSITNSLMWQTTDGSLALKQSPDRLPSPYQPCKMKELHVPVFHYYPICYCGVKSSKAMVRKPGPKQGSFFFGCGNWTAARGPRCQYFEWAST from the exons ATGATGGCCCTTGAAAATCAAG AAACTATTCAGAGGAGCTGTGAGGCATCCTTGAAATGCCTCCAGACCAAGGGATTCCCTTATGGGAATCCAATAGATGTCTTTCCGGAGCTTAAAGAAGCAATAAGTGTTCACCCAGGTGGGGATGTTGTGGAACCAGTTCACACAGTAAGCAGCGAATTTCTTGAACTTCCTAGTGAATTCCACACCAAACCTACCTACCATCATGATTTTGGCTCATGGTCAACTTTCTATCCTGACTCTCAAAAGGTGCAGCAGTGCCAAGTGAATTGCTTTGAGAGCCAATTTTATCCCTTTCCTATGGAGACTCGATATCACTATGCCCCATTCAATATATATTCCCAAGGCTGCCCATATGAGTTGCACTTCCAAGATTTTCAGTATTTTGTAGTCATTGACTTTGAGGCTACTTGTGACAAAGAAAGAAACCCCCATCCACAAGAGATAATTGAGTTTCCGTCTGTCATTGTGAGCAGCGTAACTGGCCAACTAGAAGCATGTTTCCAGACCTATGTGAGGCCAACTTGCAATCAACACCTAAGCGATTTCTGCAAGGATCTGACTGGCATCCAGCAAATCCAG GTGGACAGAGGTGTTACTCTTAGTGAGGCACTGCTCAGGCATGACAAATGGCTTGAGAAGAAGGGGATAAAAAACACTAGCTTTGCTGTGGTAACATGGTCGAACTGGGATTGCCGAGTGATGTTGGAATCTGAGTGCCGATTCAAGAAGATCAGGAAGCCCCCATATTTTAACAG atGGATCAACTTGAAAGTTCCTTTCCGCGAGGTATTTGGCGGTGTCAGGTGCAATCTAAAGGAGGCTGTGGAGATGGCAGGCCTAGCATGGCAAGGTCGTGCTCACTGTGGCCTGGATGATGCTAAAAACACTGCTCGCCTACTCGCTTTCCTAATGCGCAAGGGTATCAAATTTTCCATCACAAACTCACTAATGTGGCAAACAACTGATGGTTCATTGGCATTGAAGCAGTCCCCTGACCGCCTGCCTTCACCATATCAACCCTGCAAAATGAAGGAATTGCATGTTCCAGTTTTCCATTATTACCCTATCTGTTATTGTGGAGTAAAGAGCAGCAAAGCCATGGTCCGGAAGCCTGGGCCAAAGCAGGGGAGCTTTTTCTTTGGATGTGGCAACTGGACTGCCGCCAGAGGTCCTCGCTGTCAGTACTTTGAATGGGCATCTACCTGA
- the LOC8283411 gene encoding 3'-5' exonuclease eri1 isoform X3, with product MMALENQDVLLGFQKIVRNRQISIVEHETIQRSCEASLKCLQTKGFPYGNPIDVFPELKEAISVHPGGDVVEPVHTVQQCQVNCFESQFYPFPMETRYHYAPFNIYSQGCPYELHFQDFQYFVVIDFEATCDKERNPHPQEIIEFPSVIVSSVTGQLEACFQTYVRPTCNQHLSDFCKDLTGIQQIQVDRGVTLSEALLRHDKWLEKKGIKNTSFAVVTWSNWDCRVMLESECRFKKIRKPPYFNRWINLKVPFREVFGGVRCNLKEAVEMAGLAWQGRAHCGLDDAKNTARLLAFLMRKGIKFSITNSLMWQTTDGSLALKQSPDRLPSPYQPCKMKELHVPVFHYYPICYCGVKSSKAMVRKPGPKQGSFFFGCGNWTAARGPRCQYFEWAST from the exons ATGATGGCCCTTGAAAATCAAG ATGTTCTATTGGGGTTCCAAAAGATTGTTCGTAACAGGCAGATCAGTATAGTGGAGCATG AAACTATTCAGAGGAGCTGTGAGGCATCCTTGAAATGCCTCCAGACCAAGGGATTCCCTTATGGGAATCCAATAGATGTCTTTCCGGAGCTTAAAGAAGCAATAAGTGTTCACCCAGGTGGGGATGTTGTGGAACCAGTTCACACA GTGCAGCAGTGCCAAGTGAATTGCTTTGAGAGCCAATTTTATCCCTTTCCTATGGAGACTCGATATCACTATGCCCCATTCAATATATATTCCCAAGGCTGCCCATATGAGTTGCACTTCCAAGATTTTCAGTATTTTGTAGTCATTGACTTTGAGGCTACTTGTGACAAAGAAAGAAACCCCCATCCACAAGAGATAATTGAGTTTCCGTCTGTCATTGTGAGCAGCGTAACTGGCCAACTAGAAGCATGTTTCCAGACCTATGTGAGGCCAACTTGCAATCAACACCTAAGCGATTTCTGCAAGGATCTGACTGGCATCCAGCAAATCCAG GTGGACAGAGGTGTTACTCTTAGTGAGGCACTGCTCAGGCATGACAAATGGCTTGAGAAGAAGGGGATAAAAAACACTAGCTTTGCTGTGGTAACATGGTCGAACTGGGATTGCCGAGTGATGTTGGAATCTGAGTGCCGATTCAAGAAGATCAGGAAGCCCCCATATTTTAACAG atGGATCAACTTGAAAGTTCCTTTCCGCGAGGTATTTGGCGGTGTCAGGTGCAATCTAAAGGAGGCTGTGGAGATGGCAGGCCTAGCATGGCAAGGTCGTGCTCACTGTGGCCTGGATGATGCTAAAAACACTGCTCGCCTACTCGCTTTCCTAATGCGCAAGGGTATCAAATTTTCCATCACAAACTCACTAATGTGGCAAACAACTGATGGTTCATTGGCATTGAAGCAGTCCCCTGACCGCCTGCCTTCACCATATCAACCCTGCAAAATGAAGGAATTGCATGTTCCAGTTTTCCATTATTACCCTATCTGTTATTGTGGAGTAAAGAGCAGCAAAGCCATGGTCCGGAAGCCTGGGCCAAAGCAGGGGAGCTTTTTCTTTGGATGTGGCAACTGGACTGCCGCCAGAGGTCCTCGCTGTCAGTACTTTGAATGGGCATCTACCTGA
- the LOC8283411 gene encoding uncharacterized protein LOC8283411 isoform X1 has translation MMALENQDVLLGFQKIVRNRQISIVEHETIQRSCEASLKCLQTKGFPYGNPIDVFPELKEAISVHPGGDVVEPVHTVSSEFLELPSEFHTKPTYHHDFGSWSTFYPDSQKVQQCQVNCFESQFYPFPMETRYHYAPFNIYSQGCPYELHFQDFQYFVVIDFEATCDKERNPHPQEIIEFPSVIVSSVTGQLEACFQTYVRPTCNQHLSDFCKDLTGIQQIQVDRGVTLSEALLRHDKWLEKKGIKNTSFAVVTWSNWDCRVMLESECRFKKIRKPPYFNRWINLKVPFREVFGGVRCNLKEAVEMAGLAWQGRAHCGLDDAKNTARLLAFLMRKGIKFSITNSLMWQTTDGSLALKQSPDRLPSPYQPCKMKELHVPVFHYYPICYCGVKSSKAMVRKPGPKQGSFFFGCGNWTAARGPRCQYFEWAST, from the exons ATGATGGCCCTTGAAAATCAAG ATGTTCTATTGGGGTTCCAAAAGATTGTTCGTAACAGGCAGATCAGTATAGTGGAGCATG AAACTATTCAGAGGAGCTGTGAGGCATCCTTGAAATGCCTCCAGACCAAGGGATTCCCTTATGGGAATCCAATAGATGTCTTTCCGGAGCTTAAAGAAGCAATAAGTGTTCACCCAGGTGGGGATGTTGTGGAACCAGTTCACACAGTAAGCAGCGAATTTCTTGAACTTCCTAGTGAATTCCACACCAAACCTACCTACCATCATGATTTTGGCTCATGGTCAACTTTCTATCCTGACTCTCAAAAGGTGCAGCAGTGCCAAGTGAATTGCTTTGAGAGCCAATTTTATCCCTTTCCTATGGAGACTCGATATCACTATGCCCCATTCAATATATATTCCCAAGGCTGCCCATATGAGTTGCACTTCCAAGATTTTCAGTATTTTGTAGTCATTGACTTTGAGGCTACTTGTGACAAAGAAAGAAACCCCCATCCACAAGAGATAATTGAGTTTCCGTCTGTCATTGTGAGCAGCGTAACTGGCCAACTAGAAGCATGTTTCCAGACCTATGTGAGGCCAACTTGCAATCAACACCTAAGCGATTTCTGCAAGGATCTGACTGGCATCCAGCAAATCCAG GTGGACAGAGGTGTTACTCTTAGTGAGGCACTGCTCAGGCATGACAAATGGCTTGAGAAGAAGGGGATAAAAAACACTAGCTTTGCTGTGGTAACATGGTCGAACTGGGATTGCCGAGTGATGTTGGAATCTGAGTGCCGATTCAAGAAGATCAGGAAGCCCCCATATTTTAACAG atGGATCAACTTGAAAGTTCCTTTCCGCGAGGTATTTGGCGGTGTCAGGTGCAATCTAAAGGAGGCTGTGGAGATGGCAGGCCTAGCATGGCAAGGTCGTGCTCACTGTGGCCTGGATGATGCTAAAAACACTGCTCGCCTACTCGCTTTCCTAATGCGCAAGGGTATCAAATTTTCCATCACAAACTCACTAATGTGGCAAACAACTGATGGTTCATTGGCATTGAAGCAGTCCCCTGACCGCCTGCCTTCACCATATCAACCCTGCAAAATGAAGGAATTGCATGTTCCAGTTTTCCATTATTACCCTATCTGTTATTGTGGAGTAAAGAGCAGCAAAGCCATGGTCCGGAAGCCTGGGCCAAAGCAGGGGAGCTTTTTCTTTGGATGTGGCAACTGGACTGCCGCCAGAGGTCCTCGCTGTCAGTACTTTGAATGGGCATCTACCTGA
- the LOC8283410 gene encoding LOW QUALITY PROTEIN: cation/H(+) antiporter 2 (The sequence of the model RefSeq protein was modified relative to this genomic sequence to represent the inferred CDS: inserted 1 base in 1 codon) produces MDAARRAMCTNDLLNPLTTTFMQSCVMLLMSHFFHVVFKPFGQPGPIAQILAGLVLGPSLLSRIKRXDLFDQPNINDYNLVISFIFRILFMFLIGLETDIPYMMRNFRQASIIAFGGLIACGTFGAAITLFVIRLLIINEHKFVFAHLMMIILGSSASPVVIRLVAELKFENADVGRLAISSSLINEMSCMIWYDIVIAFTSRKMFSNGILCLVFTGIVTILNRFLAIWYNRRRQNQKYLPSTDVLTILLLIIFFSFIIEEFGYNSTISCFFVGVMFPREGKTTRTLLHKLTYSVNNFILPIYFGFNGFRFNVNYLGNFSNSVVVVLVILLSIGGKIIGTLAACYYLKIPRNEGVILAFILNLKGHVELLLTDVVPKYKPFEWWDDNFHNLVIIVVVLNTVIAGPVVSCILKSEEKYFSHRRTSLEFENPQSELRMLFCVYSSRHVSSKIGLISALSGSPGTPIMPYLMHLVELPKKRTKKNLMYHELEDGDQFSDEEDYGGNDVLEINDAVDVITADTKVYIHQKKVVSSFASMYEDVCNRAEDFRVSIIILTFHKHQRLDGQMETSKEDVRTTNRKVLRHASCSVGILVDRGQTGFQQPTSESEQNVVTLFFGGPDDREALTCSKRIASHPHINLTVIRFLLVPLGEQDYASNRSEEEFLTIPSSQVENALDNVLLDDFCNGYVRSGQAQYKEKYVNNGLETLEVLKEIRRMYSLIIVGKGGRGFSPMTTGLSDWEECTELGNVGDLLASSEFNISASVLVIQQHRHPRNINHLMYD; encoded by the exons ATGGATGCAGCAAGAAGAGCCATGTGTACAAATGATCTTCTAAACCCTCTTACCACCACCTTTATGCAAAGTTGTGTTATGCTTCTCATGTCTCATTTCTTCCATGTTGTTTTCAAGCCCTTTGGACAACCAGGACCTATTGCACAAATTTTG GCAGGACTGGTGCTAGGCCCTTCATTGTTGAGTCGAATAAAGA GGGACTTGTTCGATCAACCTAATATCAATGATTACAATTTAGTTATCTCGTTCATTTTTCGTATACTTTTCATGTTCTTGATTGGCCTGGAGACAGATATTCCTTACATGATGCGCAATTTTCGGCAAGCAAGCATCATTGCTTTTGGGGGTCTAATTGCTTGTGGCACTTTTGGAGCAGCTATTACTCTCTTTGTAATCCGTTTGCTGATAATAAATGAGCACAAGTTTGTTTTTGCTCATTTAATGATGATAATCTTAGGAAGCTCAGCGTCCCCTGTGGTAATTCGTTTGGTAGCAGAACTGAAGTTTGAGAATGCTGATGTGGGGAGATTGGCAATATCTTCATctttgataaatgaaatgtcTTGTATGATATGGTATGATATAGTTATCGCTTTTACATCAAGAAAAATGTTCAGTAATGGGATTTTATGTCTTGTTTTCACTGGAATAGTCACTATTCTGAACAGATTCTTAGCTATTTGGTATAACAGAAGAAGACAAAACCAAAAGTATCTGCCAAGCACTGACGTGTTAACCATTTTGTTACTGATTATATTCTTCTCGTTTATTATTGAAGAATTTGGATACAATAGTAcaatttcttgtttcttcGTCGGTGTGATGTTCCCTAGGGAAGGAAAAACAACTAGGACATTGCTGCATAAACTCACATACTCGGTGAATAACTTCATTCTACCAATTTACTTCGGCTTCAATGGCTTCCGGTTCAATGTAAATTACCTGGGTAATTTTAGCAATTCCGTAGTTGTTGTTTTGGTGATATTGCTTAGCATTGGTGGCAAGATTATTGGAACTTTAGCTGCTTGCTATTACCTAAAGATTCCGCGGAATGAGGGGGTGATTCTAGCTTTCATACTTAACTTGAAAGGCCACGTTGAACTGCTACTTACTGATGTAGTCCCCAAGTACAAACCCTTT GAGTGGTGGGATGATAACTTTCACAACTTGGTGATAATAGTAGTAGTGCTTAACACAGTTATTGCTGGACCAGTAGTATCTTGCATACTGAAAAGTGAAGAAAAATACTTCTCTCACAGGCGCACATCACTTGAATTTGAAAATCCACAGAGTGAACTTCGGATGCTATTTTGTGTTTATAGCTCTCGCCATGTATCATCAAAAATTGGATTAATATCAGCATTGAGTGGTTCTCCAGGAACCCCCATCATGCCTTATCTGATGCACTTAGTAGAGCTACCAAAAAAGCGAACCAAGAAAAACTTAATGTATCATGAGCTAGAAGATGGAGATCAATTCAGTGATGAGGAAGATTATGGCGGAAATGATGTGCTGGAGATAAACGATGCTGTGGATGTTATTACTGCAGATACTAAAGTTTATATTCACCAAAAGAAGGTTGTTTCAAGCTTTGCAAGCATGTACGAGGATGTATGCAATAGAGCAGAGGACTTTCGTGTATCGATCATCATCCTCACCTTTCATAAGCACCAGCGCCTTGACGGGCAGATGGAAACCAGCAAAGAGGATGTTAGAACCACAAACCGGAAGGTACTTCGCCACGCTTCGTGCTCAGTTGGGATTTTAGTTGACAGAGGGCAGACTGGCTTTCAACAACCAACTTCTGAATCTGAGCAAAATGTAGTAACATTGTTTTTCGGAGGCCCTGATGATCGCGAAGCATTGACGTGTAGTAAACGAATTGCCTCTCATCCTCATATAAATTTGACAGTTATCCGCTTCCTACTAGTGCCATTAGGGGAACAAGATTATGCATCCAACAGAAGTGAAGAAGAGTTTTTGACAATACCAAGCTCTCAGGTGGAGAATGCATTAGACAATGTCTTGCTTGATGATTTCTGCAACGg ATACGTGAGATCGGGTCAAGCTCAATACAAGGAGAAGTACGTGAACAATGGGCTGGAAACACTGGAGGTTCTGAAAGAAATAAGGAGGATGTATTCACTGATCATAGTAGGGAAAGGTGGGAGAGGATTTTCGCCGATGACGACAGGATTAAGTGACTGGGAAGAGTGTACAGAGCTAGGAAATGTGGGAGATCTCTTGGCTTCTTCAGAATTCAACATTAGTGCTTCAGTTTTAGTCATTCAACAACACAGGCATCCAAGAAATATTAACCATCTTATGTATGACTAG